A segment of the Lolium perenne isolate Kyuss_39 chromosome 3, Kyuss_2.0, whole genome shotgun sequence genome:
CATCTGACGATCTGTCGCACGAGGACTTCACCCTCCGGCAACGTCTGATCGATTAGGTAGTCCAGGTAAGGCTTGGTCCAAGCCAGAGTGATAACCATCACCTCCTTGGCTGGAGATACTGccaggttagcgcccttcaccgagggtgtcCACAAGTGCTCCTGGAAAATTCTGGGCgtaattggcttcctgccggatccgagcttggtcaGCATATCTACCGATGTGTTATCGTATCTCCTGATGTTCTTGACTTCGTATCtggggaagcacttggcgatctcgtcaacttcgtctatgTAAGCCGCCATGATAGAGTTTCTGGCATTACAGGTTCTGGCTACTTGTTGTGTCACTAGGTCGGAGTCTCCgcaacatatgatgtgcttgatcccgatctCCTTTGCGATGCGCAGTCCATGTCG
Coding sequences within it:
- the LOC139838099 gene encoding uncharacterized protein — translated: MAAYIDEVDEIAKCFPRYEVKNIRRYDNTSVDMLTKLGSGRKPITPRIFQEHLWTPSVKGANLAVSPAKEVMVITLAWTKPYLDYLIDQTLPEGEVLVRQIVR